The Gammaproteobacteria bacterium nucleotide sequence AGCCGCCTTGACCACCCTGGCGAAGGGAACTAGAATCGGATGTTCAAGTCCGAAAGCCGTCTTCAGCAAGGTAACATTATGATCGATGGCAACATCTCCGAGGCGCTAACGTTTGATGATGTGCTTTTGCGCCCCGGCAAGTCCGAAGTATTACCTGCCCAGGTTGAAACCCGAACGCTCTTGACCCGCCATGTTCCGTTGAACATTCCCATCGTAAGCTCGG carries:
- a CDS encoding IMP dehydrogenase, with translation MIDGNISEALTFDDVLLRPGKSEVLPAQVETRTLLTRHVPLNIPIVSSAMDTVTESRLAIALAQQGGIGFIHRMMSIVRQAS